AATCCTTCATCTATCCGTCAACTACCCGTTAATAAACCAAAAGAAGGCGCAGGCAAGCCTGCTGGTGCGCAGCCGAAGGGAAAGTTGAGCAAATTTGATCCTCTCACAGCCAAGCCGGAGAACGCATCGACCGAATCCTGGGTTGGGTTCTGCGAAATGCGCAAATCCAAACGCAAGGATCTGACCGAGCGCGCCTGTCAGTTGATCTCGAAGAAGCTGGCTAACCACCCCGATCCTGATGCCGTCTTGGATAACTCCACCACAAATTCGTGGAGCGACATCTACCCGGATTCGGTACTGCCCGGCGCTAGCGCCAAGACAGCGAAAACATCGGCCTATCACGGCCTGCCGAACCATACGCACGAGATGTATCCGGAGGTGCAGAGTGGCGCGAATTTCTAATTTTTGCAGACATCCTCGTGTCCGCTTTTTTGATCTCGAATGTCCGTTGCATGGCTCGGTGAGCAGTTCCGAGATCGAGCAGTTCGGCGGTTCCGTGTTGCCACGTGGTTGCAAGCATTGCCACTGGGAAGCATTGAACACCGCGCCGATCGAAAGTGACGCGCACCTCGAGGCGCGAGGCCGGAAGAAGGCTGAAGACCTCAATAAATTGCTTGTCGGCTCCGGGATTACGCCGCGGTTCAGCACCTGCACCTTCAGCAGTTACAGAACCACTGGCGGCGTAGACGGTATGGCAAAGGCGCTGAAAATCTGCTCGGAGTACGTTGCTCAGTTCGGAGAAAATTATGACGCCGGTCGTTCGTTGATTCTCTCGGGAAACGTAGGTAACGGAAAGACGCATCTGGCTTGCGCGATGGTTCAGGAGGTAGTTCGGGAGCATGGGGCCCAGGCAGTGATCGTATCCGCTGCTGAAATTATTCGGGTCTTCAAAGGGGCGATGGATCGGAGTGCTGAATACACCGACAAAGACGTACTCAATGAACTGGCGAGTTTCGACCTTCTGGTGATCGATGAGGTTGGGGCCCAGGCTGGCAGTGCTTACGAACTGGGCATTCTTCATGAGGTGATCGACCGGCGTTATCAGTTCGTACTGCCTACTGTAGTGGTCTCCAATTTGATGGCTGCGGACCTGGGGCGTTACATCGGCGATCGAGCGTTGGATCGTTTGAGGGAGAGTGGCGGGCAGGCGGTGGGATTTAGCTGGGCCTCAGCTCGAGGTGCTGTATGAGCCGAGAACTTTTTAGCATCGAGGCAGAGCACGGGGTGTTGGGGGCGCTGTTGCAAGACGAATCGCTTTTCGATGAGTTAACAGCCCGCGTAGCTACAAGGGATTTCAGCGATCTTGAAAACGCGGCTATGTACCAGGCAATTCTCGATACTCACGCGAGTGGTCAGCCGATCGACGTTGTTACTGTCGGAGTATGTCGACCCGCTTTACCGAGCGGGTACAGCACCTTCGCCTATGCCGCCGAGATCGCCAAGAACGTACCGAGTGTCGCGAACTGGAAAGCTTACGCCAGAGTCGTGCTGGAGCGCTCGGCACTGCGCAAGGTAGTGGAGGTCGCCGAGATCATCCGTGACAGCGCGAATGAAGACCGACCAGTAGCGGAGATCATAGCGCTGGCTCAGCAAGCCACAGCAGACCTGCGCGAGCTTGGAGATGGTGAGCCAAAGTACCAGCGTCTTGACCACATGATGGGCCGAGCAGCAGAGGTCGTCGACGACAAATTGAACCACCGCCTCCCGACTTGGCCATCAACAAGCCTCTCGGCACTCGACAATTTAATGCAGGGGGTCAGACCGAAAAAGGTCACGGTGATAGCGGGTCTCCCTGGGAGTGGCAAAACAACCCTGGCGCTGCAAATCGCACAGCACAATGCTTGCGTCGCAGGTAAGCCGTGGCTTGTGTTTTCAATCGAGATGCCCGGAGAGGAGCTTGGACTCCGAGCTATTGCTTCACTGGGCGGTGTCGACCTACGGCGGCTTGATAACCCAGAAAAAATGGAAGATGACGACTGGGCCAGAATGGTTGGCGCGGTAGCCAAGGCGAGGGGGGCACCGCTGTTCATTTGCGACGATCCCGTACAAACCCCTGCGAGCATTCGATCGACGGCAAGGCAATGTCAGCGAGAGCATGGATTGGCAGGAATCGTTGTCGATTACCTGGGATTGATTCAGTCGGAAAGAAAGGGGCGGAGTCGAACGGAAGAGGTTGGTGCTATCAGCAAATCCCTTCTGCGGCTTGCGAAGGAGCTTGACGTCCCTGTGCTGGAGTTGGCGCAGCTAAACCGTGACTCAACGAAGCGTGTCGGAAAGAAACCTCAGTCCAGTGATTTACGCGATTCGGGCGAGATCGAGGCTGACGCCAGCTGCATCATCATGGTTCATCGCGATATGGACTCGGAGGAAGGGCAAAACGGTGTCACCGAGCTTTTGATGACCAAATGTCGTCACGCCAAAGTTGGTAGCTGCATCGTCCAACAGCAGGGTGAGTTTGGCCGGTTTGTGAACTTTGCGGGGAATCCATATCCGTCCAGCGAAGAGGTCGAGATGAAACGTCCCTTCGCTGGTAAGTACAAAGGGGGAGCCAAATGAACAACCGAGTAACTGCAATGCTGCCGCGCAAAAGCATGAGTGATCTTGAGCGTCGTTTCTTGAAGATCGCAGGTGAAGAGTTATCGAAGGTCAAAGTTGGCGGCCCCAACGCGCTGGCGTGCTTGCTTGACATGGTCGCCTCCTGGCATGGCATGCGGGCCGAAGTCGGGTTTCACGATTTCGGTCAACGTTGGCTGATTGAGGGCAACGCCAAGAACAAACCTGCAGATCGGTTGTTGCGCGACCTGTTCGGTTTGAGTGATCCAGACCCGAGGAAGGCCGCATGAAAAAGCGAACGTACATCGGTAAAGCCTTGGGGGATACCGAGTGGCTGTTGGAACAGTGGGGCTATTGGCGGATGGATGGGATGGGCGTGCCGCGGTACGTATCGCCGCTTTATGCGCTGATTCGCGACAACACCCCGTGCGAGGGAGGCGTGAAGGAATACTCGCTGACCGATGATCTCGCACTGGTGTTGGATGGGGCTGTCGCACGCTTGATCAATCGTGATGATCAGATGGGAAATTTCATCTGGCTCTACTTCGGCGCCAAGTGGCCAGCCTTGCGAATTGCCAGAGAAAACGGCATCGGCGAGGCAAAGGCGCGGGAGGTCATCAAAGCCGGTGTTGCTTGGATTGATTGCGCACTGGAAGGAATTCGCGAGGCTGCGTAAAAAAGTCTTTCCACGCGGATAACGACCTGTTTTCATGACACGGTGTTCAGCTGTTTCAGCGCGACACCACAGAAAAAGCCCGGCAGCTGAGTCGGGCTTTTTTATGGGCTAAGATCTGTATTCATTTACAGGAGCCCATCATGGGAAACATTCAAATCAAAGAAGCACAAAAAATCGCAGAAAATTGGACCGATGGGGATTGCACCCATCCATCTCTCTACAAAGAGTACGACCTCGGGTCAGCCACTGGCGATTACATATGT
This DNA window, taken from Pseudomonas fluorescens NCIMB 11764, encodes the following:
- a CDS encoding replicative DNA helicase, translated to MSRELFSIEAEHGVLGALLQDESLFDELTARVATRDFSDLENAAMYQAILDTHASGQPIDVVTVGVCRPALPSGYSTFAYAAEIAKNVPSVANWKAYARVVLERSALRKVVEVAEIIRDSANEDRPVAEIIALAQQATADLRELGDGEPKYQRLDHMMGRAAEVVDDKLNHRLPTWPSTSLSALDNLMQGVRPKKVTVIAGLPGSGKTTLALQIAQHNACVAGKPWLVFSIEMPGEELGLRAIASLGGVDLRRLDNPEKMEDDDWARMVGAVAKARGAPLFICDDPVQTPASIRSTARQCQREHGLAGIVVDYLGLIQSERKGRSRTEEVGAISKSLLRLAKELDVPVLELAQLNRDSTKRVGKKPQSSDLRDSGEIEADASCIIMVHRDMDSEEGQNGVTELLMTKCRHAKVGSCIVQQQGEFGRFVNFAGNPYPSSEEVEMKRPFAGKYKGGAK
- a CDS encoding helix-turn-helix domain-containing protein; this encodes MSIQSMVWALEQRLVEESTARHVLLCLANYADKNGKGAFPSTNSLSDDTGLAVRTVKYKLEALEALGAIRRGNQAIAAAYIDRHDRRPVVYDMAVERGAPDAPRCERGANEDVTRCNSQQNDVQMTTERGAPHAPNPSSIRQLPVNKPKEGAGKPAGAQPKGKLSKFDPLTAKPENASTESWVGFCEMRKSKRKDLTERACQLISKKLANHPDPDAVLDNSTTNSWSDIYPDSVLPGASAKTAKTSAYHGLPNHTHEMYPEVQSGANF
- a CDS encoding antiterminator Q family protein; this encodes MKKRTYIGKALGDTEWLLEQWGYWRMDGMGVPRYVSPLYALIRDNTPCEGGVKEYSLTDDLALVLDGAVARLINRDDQMGNFIWLYFGAKWPALRIARENGIGEAKAREVIKAGVAWIDCALEGIREAA
- a CDS encoding ATP-binding protein is translated as MARISNFCRHPRVRFFDLECPLHGSVSSSEIEQFGGSVLPRGCKHCHWEALNTAPIESDAHLEARGRKKAEDLNKLLVGSGITPRFSTCTFSSYRTTGGVDGMAKALKICSEYVAQFGENYDAGRSLILSGNVGNGKTHLACAMVQEVVREHGAQAVIVSAAEIIRVFKGAMDRSAEYTDKDVLNELASFDLLVIDEVGAQAGSAYELGILHEVIDRRYQFVLPTVVVSNLMAADLGRYIGDRALDRLRESGGQAVGFSWASARGAV